A window of Paenibacillus phoenicis genomic DNA:
TATTCCGTTGGCGAGCCGATTGGTGCACTAGCGGACCGTCTCAACTTAAAAGGGGTTCAGCGCGGCAATGCCCGGATTTCGCCCGTTCACGGCAATGTGATTCAAAATGTGGGTGGGGCGACCGCGGCGGATGTCATTGAATTAATTCGTCATGTACAGGACGCCTTTGATCGGCATTATGGTTTTGTTCCTGAACCGGAGGTCGTGATCATTGAAGGTCAGGCCACTTTACTCCAACATGAATAAACGTTCATTACTTCAAAGCCCGTCTCGGGCAGTCGCCGGGACGGGCTTGTTCTTTTTCAAATATGAATTATTGGCTCAGCGCAACCGGTATGGGCTGGGTACAACCTAATTTGCGAGAAATTTCGTTGGCTGCTTGCTGTACTTCCTTGACCAGTTCAGGAATGCGTTCTTCCTCAAACTGGACCTCCAAACCTGCAGCGCTGAGTGCTGCGATAATTTGCCCGGTATGATCAAAGATCGGAGCGCTTAACTCTGCCGTGTAGTTCTCCAATTCAGAACGGCTAAAGCTGTAGCCTTCCTGACGGGAACGCTCCAGGATCTGACGCAGTTGCGCTTTGTCGGTGATCGTGCCGGAGGCAATCGGATGCAGTTCCGTGGCCTCTAGATACTCCTCGCGTTCTGCCTCAGGCATAAAAGCTAAAATAATGCGGGATGAAGCGCCGGCATACAGCGGGGCTTTCCGTCCGATTTTGGTGAATAGCCGTACGGGGTGATCCGTATCCAGCTTC
This region includes:
- a CDS encoding IclR family transcriptional regulator, which codes for MQKNTKHKNKTVVRSMDLLQLFLTHPKLNISEMAKLSGIPKTSVLRMIGSLEEMGFLKKDAEGSYSLGLLFLQYGNLVAERLDIRHIALPVMQQLRDEIQNAIHLVLRDGNESIYIEKLDTDHPVRLFTKIGRKAPLYAGASSRIILAFMPEAEREEYLEATELHPIASGTITDKAQLRQILERSRQEGYSFSRSELENYTAELSAPIFDHTGQIIAALSAAGLEVQFEEERIPELVKEVQQAANEISRKLGCTQPIPVALSQ